One Methanolinea sp. DNA window includes the following coding sequences:
- a CDS encoding zinc-ribbon domain-containing protein, whose product MTDRKTELTDAFEGDEAPAGPARYLRPGEELLAYSPGVQIKKFRFDAYLTDTRLFLTDPGEIAGGVTAKEIPRESIVDCYIEHSPLQEPILVLSVRTSEDEVRTMKMTFVHTGKDRVTEAEEWMHLVKHSRPHLPGGLDTRERAQPLSAEARALSETVVFPPQRPQEVPRPAASNVAPRDTRMKEKDVPAARPTPPPPPPRVDSSPTQIQFCYHCGHRIPPVANYCPYCGTRMVHVHGQPAAAPPRAEHVQGDMAPQDSKTKKRGIWDIFRRLRRGS is encoded by the coding sequence ATGACCGACAGGAAGACCGAACTGACAGATGCCTTCGAGGGGGACGAGGCCCCTGCGGGGCCCGCGAGATACCTGAGGCCTGGCGAGGAACTCCTCGCGTACTCCCCGGGAGTCCAGATAAAGAAGTTCAGGTTCGACGCGTACCTGACCGACACGAGGCTTTTCCTCACCGATCCCGGCGAGATTGCCGGCGGCGTGACGGCAAAGGAGATCCCAAGGGAGTCTATCGTCGACTGCTACATCGAGCATTCACCCTTACAGGAACCCATCCTCGTCCTCTCGGTGAGAACCTCGGAGGACGAAGTCCGGACAATGAAGATGACATTCGTCCACACAGGGAAGGACCGGGTCACGGAGGCAGAGGAATGGATGCACCTCGTCAAGCACAGCAGGCCGCACCTTCCCGGGGGCTTGGACACGAGGGAACGCGCGCAACCCCTCTCTGCCGAGGCACGCGCCCTCTCCGAGACGGTGGTGTTCCCGCCGCAAAGGCCACAGGAGGTCCCTAGGCCGGCCGCAAGCAACGTTGCTCCACGGGACACGAGGATGAAGGAGAAGGACGTTCCCGCCGCCCGCCCCACCCCGCCACCCCCACCTCCGAGGGTGGATAGTTCGCCGACCCAGATACAGTTCTGCTACCACTGCGGCCACCGGATTCCCCCCGTCGCGAACTATTGCCCGTACTGCGGGACCCGCATGGTGCACGTCCACGGCCAACCGGCAGCCGCACCGCCCCGCGCCGAGCACGTGCAGGGGGACATGGCACCGCAGGACTCCAAGACGAAGAAACGGGGTATCTGGGACATATTCCGCAGGCTGAGGCGCGGGTCGTGA
- a CDS encoding methionine adenosyltransferase, translated as MKRNIRVEELHQIPLERQEIELVERKCIGHPDSLADGIAESISRALSLAYLEECGAILHHNTDQGEIVAGESRPKYGGGKVIRPIYILIDGRATKQFNGISIPTDAIAIEAARNYLRKTLTNLNLERDVIVDCRLGTGSTDLREVFKPCQNMPPRANDTSFGVGHAPFSETETIVLALSDYIDQTLRPKYPVIGQDIKIMGLREGNTITLTLACAMVDKYCAGLADYIEYRDKLQEEALALAKRFTPRKVHVYVNTADDIDSGSVYLTVTGTSAEMGDDGSVGRGNRCNGLITPNRPMSMEATSGKNPINHIGKIYNILSTELAKECVRSVEGIEEIYIRLLSQIGKPIDQPLVASVQVLPKPGFELKTMRPDIEAIVDHGLSEITCITEKIIRGEVRTF; from the coding sequence TTGAAGAGGAACATCAGGGTCGAGGAACTCCACCAGATCCCGCTCGAGCGGCAGGAGATCGAGCTCGTGGAGAGGAAGTGCATTGGACATCCCGACAGTCTCGCCGACGGTATCGCCGAGTCCATAAGCAGGGCTCTCTCCCTCGCCTATCTTGAAGAGTGCGGTGCGATCCTGCACCACAACACGGACCAGGGAGAGATCGTGGCAGGAGAATCGCGACCGAAGTACGGCGGCGGGAAGGTCATCCGGCCGATCTACATCCTGATCGACGGGAGGGCAACGAAGCAATTCAACGGGATAAGCATCCCCACGGACGCGATAGCCATCGAGGCCGCGAGGAATTACCTCCGCAAGACCCTGACGAACCTCAACCTCGAGAGAGACGTCATCGTGGATTGCCGCCTCGGGACGGGTTCTACAGACCTCCGGGAAGTCTTCAAGCCCTGCCAGAACATGCCCCCGAGGGCGAACGACACGTCCTTCGGCGTGGGCCACGCACCCTTCTCCGAGACGGAGACCATCGTCCTTGCCCTGAGTGACTACATCGACCAGACCCTCCGGCCGAAGTACCCGGTCATCGGCCAGGACATAAAGATCATGGGGCTCCGGGAGGGCAACACGATCACCCTCACGCTCGCGTGCGCGATGGTCGACAAGTACTGCGCGGGCCTCGCGGACTACATCGAGTACCGCGACAAGCTCCAGGAGGAAGCGCTCGCGCTCGCGAAGAGGTTCACCCCGAGGAAGGTCCACGTGTACGTCAACACGGCAGACGACATCGACAGCGGGAGCGTGTACCTCACGGTCACGGGAACCTCCGCCGAGATGGGCGACGACGGGTCGGTCGGCCGAGGGAACCGCTGCAACGGCCTCATCACGCCGAATAGGCCGATGAGCATGGAGGCGACGAGCGGGAAGAACCCGATCAACCACATCGGCAAGATATACAATATCCTTTCCACGGAGCTCGCGAAGGAGTGCGTCCGGTCGGTCGAGGGAATCGAGGAGATCTACATCAGGCTCCTCTCGCAGATCGGCAAACCGATCGACCAGCCGCTCGTCGCGAGTGTCCAGGTCCTCCCGAAACCGGGGTTCGAGCTGAAGACCATGAGGCCGGACATCGAGGCCATCGTGGACCATGGCCTTTCGGAAATCACGTGCATCACCGAGAAGATCATCCGTGGCGAGGTCAGGACGTTCTAG
- the hisG gene encoding ATP phosphoribosyltransferase yields MARSGRSSEGGAGSPGADPRVVRLAIPNKGRIAAPVRELLERSGLHLDEGPERRLFARTLDPNLEILFARPVDIPEYVGLGAADLGITGHDMVLERRADVAELLDLGFGRATLVLAVQEDSPYESPADLAGARVATEFPVIAERYFREKGIPVTLVPVGGACEATPYLGIADAIVDLSSSGNTLRSNRLRVIDRVLETGTVLIANRASLASKKTRIEEIQVALESVIRARGQCYLMMNAPRDRVPEISSIIPGLSGPTVMEIASRGDMVAVHAVVSEDRVYQLIHLLKRAGARDILVMSIQRMIP; encoded by the coding sequence GTGGCGAGGTCAGGACGTTCTAGCGAAGGGGGAGCAGGTTCGCCCGGAGCGGACCCCCGCGTCGTCCGTCTCGCCATTCCCAACAAGGGCCGGATCGCGGCCCCTGTGAGGGAACTCCTCGAGAGGAGCGGCCTGCACCTCGACGAGGGTCCCGAGAGGCGCCTCTTCGCGCGGACACTGGATCCTAACCTCGAGATACTCTTCGCGCGGCCGGTGGACATCCCCGAGTACGTGGGCCTCGGCGCGGCGGACCTTGGAATCACGGGGCACGACATGGTGCTCGAGCGCCGCGCGGATGTCGCCGAGCTCCTCGATCTCGGGTTCGGGAGGGCGACCCTCGTGCTCGCCGTGCAGGAGGATTCCCCCTACGAGTCGCCGGCTGACCTCGCGGGGGCGCGGGTCGCGACCGAGTTCCCCGTCATCGCGGAGAGGTACTTCAGGGAAAAGGGAATTCCCGTGACACTCGTCCCGGTGGGAGGTGCCTGCGAGGCAACGCCGTACCTCGGGATCGCGGACGCGATCGTCGACCTCTCGAGCTCGGGGAACACGCTCCGCTCAAACCGGCTCCGCGTGATCGACCGCGTGCTCGAGACGGGCACGGTGCTGATAGCGAACCGTGCCTCGCTCGCCTCCAAGAAGACGAGGATCGAGGAGATCCAGGTCGCGCTCGAGAGCGTGATCCGGGCTCGGGGCCAGTGTTACCTGATGATGAACGCGCCGAGGGACCGCGTCCCCGAGATATCGTCGATCATCCCCGGCCTCTCCGGGCCAACAGTCATGGAGATCGCCTCCCGGGGAGACATGGTCGCGGTCCACGCTGTGGTGTCGGAAGACCGCGTCTACCAGCTCATCCACCTCCTGAAGAGGGCGGGGGCGCGCGACATCCTCGTGATGTCCATCCAGAGGATGATCCCGTAG
- the hisA gene encoding 1-(5-phosphoribosyl)-5-[(5-phosphoribosylamino)methylideneamino]imidazole-4-carboxamide isomerase — protein sequence MRVIPAVDILGGKCVQLVQGRRETATIYGRPIDCARRWLSLGADCLHVVNLDGAFGQSGENVQLIGEIVRETGAEIQLGGGIRSFFDAAAWLDAGVARVIIGTLATRDPGVLGRLAAEFGRERVMAGLDTRGGEVAIEGWRKGAGNYLDWARRFEECGAGSLLFTNVDVEGLQGGVDPRPVEALLRVTRLPVTVAGGISTTGDVRTLKALGVSAVVLGSALYSGKLDLVAAMEAAR from the coding sequence ATGCGCGTCATTCCCGCAGTCGATATCCTCGGGGGAAAGTGCGTCCAGCTCGTCCAGGGGAGGCGGGAGACCGCGACAATCTACGGGAGGCCCATCGACTGCGCGCGCAGGTGGCTCTCCCTCGGTGCCGACTGCCTCCACGTGGTGAACCTCGACGGCGCGTTCGGCCAGTCCGGGGAGAACGTGCAGCTCATCGGGGAGATCGTGAGGGAGACGGGAGCAGAGATCCAGCTCGGCGGGGGGATACGGTCGTTTTTTGATGCCGCGGCCTGGCTCGACGCAGGAGTCGCGCGCGTCATCATCGGCACGCTGGCCACGAGGGACCCGGGCGTCCTCGGGAGGCTCGCCGCGGAATTCGGGAGGGAGAGGGTGATGGCGGGACTCGACACGCGCGGGGGCGAGGTCGCTATCGAGGGCTGGCGAAAGGGCGCCGGGAACTACCTCGACTGGGCACGTCGCTTCGAGGAGTGCGGCGCGGGATCGCTCCTCTTCACGAACGTCGATGTGGAGGGCCTGCAGGGGGGCGTGGACCCCCGGCCGGTGGAAGCGCTCCTGCGCGTCACCCGCCTCCCGGTCACCGTGGCGGGGGGCATCTCGACGACGGGGGACGTGAGGACCCTGAAAGCACTCGGCGTCTCGGCCGTCGTCCTTGGGTCAGCGCTATATAGCGGGAAGCTCGACTTAGTGGCAGCGATGGAGGCGGCACGGTGA
- the hisB gene encoding imidazoleglycerol-phosphate dehydratase HisB codes for MRKASVKRETRETRVTVDLDLDDAGPGEIATGIPFLDHMLASMARHGYFSLTCSAEGDLGVDVHHTTEDVGIVLGQALREAIGDGRGIVRFAHALVPMDEALACAALDCGGRGYLVFRGEFAHPRVGGIERELFEHFFYSVCIRGGITAHLSVEGKNDHHKCEALFKAFGIALGQATRPGPRPGAIPSTKGTL; via the coding sequence GTGAGGAAGGCGAGCGTGAAGAGGGAGACCCGGGAGACGCGGGTGACGGTCGACCTCGACCTCGACGACGCGGGTCCCGGCGAGATCGCGACCGGGATACCATTCCTCGACCACATGCTCGCCTCGATGGCCCGCCACGGGTACTTCTCCCTCACCTGCAGCGCGGAGGGCGACCTCGGCGTCGACGTCCACCACACCACCGAGGATGTCGGCATCGTCCTTGGCCAGGCGCTCCGGGAGGCAATCGGGGACGGGAGGGGGATCGTCCGATTCGCCCACGCCCTCGTTCCCATGGACGAGGCACTCGCCTGTGCCGCGCTCGACTGCGGGGGCAGGGGCTACCTCGTCTTCCGCGGCGAGTTCGCGCACCCGCGCGTCGGCGGCATCGAGCGGGAGCTCTTCGAGCATTTCTTCTACAGCGTCTGCATCCGCGGCGGGATCACCGCCCACCTCTCGGTCGAGGGGAAAAACGACCACCACAAGTGCGAGGCCCTCTTCAAGGCATTCGGGATAGCGCTCGGACAGGCGACGCGGCCGGGGCCGCGGCCCGGGGCGATCCCGAGCACGAAGGGGACGCTGTGA
- a CDS encoding YkgJ family cysteine cluster protein — MAQDCRQCGRCCERWGWEQEGRAGDLVPWVAEERKDILVHVAVQLAGGEWRRGDGLRMEDIPAVNRVLYWRDPGGHPLRSCPFLRRERDGRASCAIHPVRPAVCREYSPWRCSGSEYLLVKCPACREMMP, encoded by the coding sequence ATGGCTCAGGACTGCAGGCAGTGCGGGCGCTGCTGCGAGCGCTGGGGCTGGGAACAGGAGGGACGCGCAGGGGACCTCGTCCCGTGGGTGGCCGAAGAGAGAAAGGACATCCTCGTGCACGTCGCGGTGCAGCTGGCCGGCGGGGAGTGGAGGCGCGGCGACGGGTTGCGGATGGAGGATATCCCGGCGGTCAACCGCGTCCTGTACTGGCGGGACCCGGGCGGCCATCCCCTCCGCAGTTGCCCGTTCCTCCGCAGGGAACGTGACGGGCGCGCTTCCTGCGCGATCCACCCGGTCCGCCCGGCCGTGTGCAGGGAGTACTCGCCGTGGAGATGCTCCGGGAGCGAGTACCTCCTCGTGAAGTGCCCGGCGTGCAGGGAGATGATGCCCTAA
- a CDS encoding threonine--tRNA ligase: protein MRLLLIHSDFIEFEAKQKTGMAEEDHPLKGFAEEALVVFCAVESGDEDDIEDVVEQAGEEISRAADQLSVENIVLYPYAHLSSDLARPDTAVGALKMLEHLLVDIGFEVTRAPFGWYKSFRLSCKGHPLSELSRTIVPREGEKKKEKREVTHEFFVLTPDGTRRDPKEFMDDSPFGCLVRKELGEPSAGGGEPAHVELMRGKELVDYEPVSDVGHLRWMPKGKIIRDLLADYVLSLVLPYGATPVETPVMYDLSDTAIFEHADKFGERQYRFKSGNRNMMLRFAACFGMFSIMRDMHISPNTLPLKMYELSTYSFRHEQKGEVIGLKRLRAFTMPDMHTLCTDMPEALRCFEEQLKMGWETGRDFGTELVGVIRCTKDFYNAHAEWVARMVALSGRPMLIEILSERVHYWVAKVDLAAIDGQGRPIENPTVQIDVESSTRFNIKYHMDGKEVFPPILHCSPTGSLERVICAILESCAKQEVPRLPTWLSPVQARVIPVAERHLEHATRVALALNAARIRADLDDRDESVSKKVREAAVDWIPFVVVVGDKEVESGRLTVTVRSRSAAGKPWKEVLTLEELIDTIRAEIGEKPFRPLYTPMNLSKKARYI from the coding sequence ATGCGGCTTCTCCTGATTCACTCCGATTTTATCGAGTTCGAGGCAAAACAGAAGACGGGCATGGCAGAAGAAGACCATCCCCTCAAGGGATTCGCCGAGGAAGCCCTCGTGGTCTTCTGCGCGGTCGAATCCGGCGACGAGGACGACATCGAGGACGTCGTGGAGCAGGCGGGGGAGGAGATATCAAGGGCAGCAGACCAGCTCTCGGTGGAAAATATCGTCCTCTACCCGTACGCCCACCTCTCAAGCGACCTCGCGCGGCCCGACACGGCGGTCGGTGCCCTCAAGATGCTCGAGCACCTCCTCGTCGACATCGGGTTCGAGGTGACGAGGGCACCGTTCGGGTGGTACAAGTCGTTCCGCCTCTCCTGCAAGGGGCACCCTCTCTCCGAGCTCTCGAGGACGATAGTTCCCCGAGAAGGGGAGAAGAAGAAAGAGAAGAGGGAGGTCACGCACGAGTTCTTCGTCCTCACGCCCGACGGGACCCGCAGGGACCCAAAGGAGTTCATGGATGACTCGCCGTTCGGGTGCCTCGTCCGGAAGGAGCTGGGGGAGCCGTCCGCGGGCGGCGGGGAGCCTGCCCACGTGGAACTGATGCGGGGCAAGGAACTCGTCGACTACGAGCCTGTCTCGGACGTCGGGCACCTCCGGTGGATGCCGAAGGGAAAGATAATACGCGACCTCCTCGCGGACTACGTCCTCTCGCTCGTCCTGCCCTACGGGGCGACCCCCGTGGAGACGCCCGTCATGTACGACCTTTCGGACACCGCGATCTTCGAGCATGCCGACAAGTTCGGGGAGAGGCAGTACAGGTTCAAGAGCGGGAACAGGAACATGATGCTCCGGTTCGCCGCGTGCTTCGGGATGTTCTCGATCATGCGGGACATGCACATCTCGCCAAACACCCTCCCCCTCAAGATGTATGAGCTCTCCACGTACTCCTTCCGCCACGAGCAGAAGGGAGAAGTCATCGGGCTGAAGAGGCTCCGGGCATTCACGATGCCGGACATGCACACCCTCTGCACCGACATGCCCGAGGCCCTCCGGTGCTTCGAGGAGCAGCTGAAGATGGGGTGGGAGACGGGGAGGGACTTCGGGACCGAGCTCGTCGGCGTGATCCGCTGCACGAAGGACTTCTACAACGCGCACGCCGAGTGGGTCGCCCGGATGGTCGCCCTCTCGGGCCGGCCGATGCTCATCGAGATACTCTCCGAGCGGGTCCACTACTGGGTTGCGAAGGTGGACCTCGCGGCAATCGACGGGCAGGGCAGGCCCATCGAGAACCCGACGGTCCAGATCGACGTCGAGAGCTCCACGCGCTTCAACATCAAGTACCACATGGACGGGAAAGAGGTGTTCCCGCCGATCCTCCACTGCTCCCCCACGGGGTCCCTCGAGAGGGTGATCTGCGCCATCCTCGAGAGCTGTGCGAAGCAGGAAGTCCCCCGCCTCCCCACGTGGCTCTCCCCGGTCCAGGCGAGGGTGATCCCCGTCGCCGAGCGGCACCTCGAGCACGCGACGAGGGTCGCGCTCGCGCTGAACGCGGCGCGCATCCGCGCGGACCTCGACGACCGGGACGAGAGCGTCTCAAAGAAGGTGCGGGAGGCCGCCGTGGACTGGATCCCGTTCGTCGTCGTTGTCGGCGACAAGGAGGTCGAGAGCGGCCGGCTCACCGTGACGGTCCGGTCACGGTCGGCCGCGGGAAAGCCGTGGAAGGAGGTCCTCACCCTCGAGGAGCTCATCGACACGATTCGCGCCGAGATCGGGGAAAAACCGTTCCGCCCCCTCTACACGCCGATGAACCTCTCGAAAAAGGCGCGATACATCTGA
- the dcd gene encoding dCTP deaminase: MILVDWQILDRIQRGFISVDPFDPSLVQPNSLDIRLGNHFVWYEPGESVIDPFRSETITEGTAEMTADSIVIRPGQFVLAETLEVIGLPDNIVASIEGKSSIARLGIELHQTGGWIDAGFRGSITLEMCNVNARPVRMYAGMPVGQLVFYPTEKALVPYNQKKDAKYMDQRQATLSRYYRNVAGA; encoded by the coding sequence ATGATCCTCGTGGACTGGCAGATCCTCGACAGGATCCAGAGGGGATTCATCTCGGTGGACCCGTTCGACCCGTCCCTCGTCCAGCCTAACTCCCTCGATATCCGCCTCGGGAACCACTTCGTCTGGTACGAACCGGGGGAGAGCGTCATCGACCCGTTCCGTTCCGAGACCATCACCGAGGGTACGGCGGAGATGACCGCGGATTCTATCGTCATCCGGCCGGGACAGTTCGTGCTCGCCGAGACGCTCGAGGTCATCGGCCTGCCCGACAACATCGTCGCGAGCATCGAGGGGAAGAGCAGCATCGCGAGGCTCGGGATCGAACTCCACCAGACGGGGGGATGGATAGACGCGGGTTTCCGGGGCTCCATCACCCTCGAGATGTGCAACGTGAACGCCCGGCCGGTCAGGATGTACGCGGGAATGCCGGTCGGCCAGCTCGTCTTCTACCCGACGGAAAAAGCCCTCGTCCCCTACAACCAGAAAAAAGATGCAAAGTACATGGACCAGCGCCAGGCGACCCTCTCGCGGTACTACAGGAATGTTGCGGGCGCCTGA
- a CDS encoding RNA methyltransferase: protein MPDISFVLVQPLYEGNVGFSARAIKNFGFSRLVLVDPCPLGDDALARAAHASDVLRAARVCTLEEVFSESDLTVATTGEVGKTVCHPMRMPYYSPRELKERISGFEGRISILFGRENWGLNNEEIRRSDMVCTIPTSPDYPIMNLSHAVAVIAYELSNLPRGEYLLAGRTQMEYLYRHIDDYLTLIGHPPFKRKATMLMIRRILGRAMLTAREASTLHGLLRRSEWHIRQAAGGRDSRGNEDDGGCGEGRKA from the coding sequence ATGCCTGATATCTCCTTTGTCCTGGTACAGCCGCTCTACGAGGGGAACGTGGGGTTTTCTGCACGGGCAATCAAGAACTTCGGTTTTTCTCGGCTCGTGCTCGTGGACCCTTGTCCCCTCGGCGACGATGCCCTCGCGAGGGCTGCCCACGCATCCGACGTCCTCAGAGCGGCACGGGTCTGCACGCTGGAGGAAGTCTTCTCGGAGAGCGACCTCACCGTCGCGACCACGGGGGAGGTGGGAAAGACCGTCTGCCATCCTATGAGGATGCCGTACTACTCGCCCCGCGAGCTCAAGGAGAGGATTTCCGGGTTTGAAGGGAGGATCTCGATCCTCTTTGGCCGCGAGAACTGGGGGCTGAACAACGAGGAGATACGACGCTCCGACATGGTGTGCACGATCCCGACGTCTCCGGATTACCCCATCATGAACCTCTCCCACGCTGTCGCGGTCATCGCGTACGAGCTGTCAAACCTCCCGAGGGGGGAATACCTGCTCGCCGGCAGGACCCAGATGGAATACCTCTACAGGCACATCGACGATTACCTCACGCTCATCGGCCACCCGCCCTTCAAGAGAAAGGCAACGATGCTCATGATCCGGAGGATACTGGGGAGGGCAATGCTCACCGCGAGGGAGGCTTCGACCCTCCACGGGCTTCTGCGGAGGTCCGAGTGGCACATCAGGCAGGCCGCGGGCGGCCGGGACTCCCGCGGGAACGAGGACGACGGGGGATGCGGGGAGGGCCGGAAAGCCTGA
- a CDS encoding phosphoglycerol geranylgeranyltransferase: protein MHVNWKSWTHVTKLDPDRHLTPEQVQGVVTSGTDALMLSGTLNVTRENMRELLRQVAEYDLPLVVEPSGPEAVVSEGVDLLFVPSVLNTRNVEWIVGKHTQWVAQQEIDWERVIPEAYIVLNPNSSVGRVTAADCTLSPKAAAAYATVADRYFHFPIVYIEYSGMYGDPELVRAVSEAIESAVLYYGGGIDSPERAAEMARYADTIVVGNAVYEKGIDILRATVQAIS from the coding sequence ATGCACGTCAATTGGAAGAGCTGGACCCACGTGACGAAGCTTGACCCCGACCGGCATCTCACGCCCGAGCAGGTGCAGGGGGTCGTCACGAGCGGGACCGATGCCCTGATGCTCTCGGGGACGCTGAACGTGACGAGGGAGAACATGCGCGAACTCCTGCGGCAGGTCGCGGAATATGACCTCCCCCTCGTCGTCGAGCCGTCGGGGCCCGAGGCAGTCGTCTCGGAGGGTGTCGACCTCCTCTTCGTCCCGAGCGTCCTGAATACCCGGAACGTCGAGTGGATCGTCGGGAAACACACGCAGTGGGTCGCCCAGCAGGAGATCGACTGGGAGAGGGTCATCCCCGAGGCATACATCGTCCTCAACCCGAACTCTTCGGTTGGAAGGGTGACTGCTGCTGACTGCACCCTCTCGCCCAAGGCCGCCGCCGCGTACGCGACGGTCGCGGACCGGTACTTCCACTTTCCCATCGTGTACATCGAATATTCCGGGATGTACGGCGACCCCGAACTCGTCAGGGCAGTGAGCGAGGCCATCGAATCCGCCGTCCTCTACTACGGCGGGGGAATCGACTCGCCCGAGAGGGCGGCCGAGATGGCCCGGTACGCGGACACAATCGTTGTCGGGAACGCGGTGTACGAGAAGGGGATAGATATTCTTAGGGCAACGGTACAGGCAATCTCGTGA